The following nucleotide sequence is from Phycisphaera sp..
CTTCCTGAAGGGCATGGTGGGGCTCGGCCAGCCTCTGGCCGACGGCATCAAGTTCATGCTCAAGGAGGACTTCACCCCCGGCAAGGTTGACAAGGTGCTCTTCACCCTGGCCCCGGGCATCGTGGTCATCCCGGCCCTCATCGGCTTCGCGGTGATCCCCTGGGGCGGCATCTGGGACTGCCCGAGCTTCACGATTCCCATCCTGAACCTGCACATCGCGGGCGGGCCGGTCGAGATCGCCGCCCTGCCGGTGAACGTGGGGGTCATCTACATGATCGCCATCGCCTCGCTGGGCGTGTACGGCATCACCCTGGGCGGCTGGGCCAGCAACAACAAGTTCAGCTTCCTCGGCGGCCTGCGGGCCACGGCCCAGATGCTGGCCTACGAGCTGCCCCTGGGCATCAGCCTGCTGTGCGTGCTGGTGATGGTGGGCAGCCTGCTGCCGATGGACATCATCCGCTACCAGGAGGTCAACGGCTGGCTGCTGGCCAGCCAGCCCATCGCGGCGGTCATCTTCTTCATCGCCATGCTGGCCGAGGCCAACCGCACGCCCTTCGACAACGCCGAGGCCGAGAGCGAGCTTGTGGGCGGCTACCACACCGAGTACAACTCGATGCGGTTCGCGTTGTTCTTCCTGGCCGAGTACAGCCACGTGGTGGTCAGCAGCGCGTTCTTCGTGCTGCTGTTCATGGGTGGGTTCCAGGCCTTGCCCTTCATCAACGACCCGCTGACCGGCACGGGTGCGACGGGCATTCTGGCGGTTCTGGCCAAGATCATGGTCTACTTCGGCAAGGTCGCCGCCATGGTGTTCCTGATCATGCTTGTCCGCTGGACGGTACCACGCCTGCGGTACGACCAAGTCATGAGCACCGCCTGGCAGGGCATGATCCCGCTCGCGCTGGTCGTCTTGGTGGTCACCTCGGTGGCGGTCTTCTTCGGCATCCCCCAGGGCCTACCGCATGTTGGCGTGATGCTGGGCCTGAACCTCGTGCTGGCGGTGGTGCTGTTCGTCGTGCTGGGCATGCTGCCCACGTACAACCCCAACCGCAAGATCCCGATGCTCGGATCGCGCTTCAACCCCCTGCCGGGCGAGCGCGTGGAGCACGCACCGATCGACGCCATGGCCCGCGAAGACCGGCCCGTGCAAGGCACGGTGCAGCCCAGCTAGTGCGCTCGGCTCCGGGGTTGCCCTATGCTGGGGCATGACCGAACCCGTGAGCCGCCACAAAATCCTCCGCGAGGCCAGCTTCGACCCGAAGCTGCCCACTTACCTCCTGCTCCAGGGCACGATCATCTTCGTCGTGCTGATCGTGACCATTCCCCTGGCGGTGGTGTACTTCCTGGTCGGCCGCTTCTTTATCGATAAGTACGTGGCGCGGATGAGCTGCACGCTCACCGAGCGGACGCTGGAGATCCGCAAGGGCCTCATCAACCGCGTCGAGAGCACCATCCCGCTCGAGAAGATCACCGACCTCCAGATGATCCAGGGGCCCATCATGCGGGCCATGGGCCTGCACGGGTTCAAGGTCGAGACCGCCGGCCAGAGTTCGGGCCCCGGCGGGCACCTGGTGAGCCTGATCGGCATCGTCGACGCCCCGGCATTCCGCGAGGCCGTGCTCGACCAGCGCGACGCACAGGCCGAGGGGCGAGGGCGGGCGGGCAAAGCGGGCGACGTGGCGGCGGTCCCCGAGCTTGCTGGTGAGGGCGTGGTCGGGCTTCTCACTGAGATTCGCAACACCCTGCACCGTGTCGAGAAGTCACTCGAGCACCGCCGCGATATCTGATCGGCGCACGAAAAACCCGGCCGCGAGGGCCGGGTTTTGGTCTTTGCCTTATCGATCGGGATCGATTAGCGGCGGCGACGAACCGCAACCAGACCACCGAGACCCAGGAGGGCCATGGCGCCGGGGGCGGGGATCGCGCGGATGCTGACGTCGTCGATGTACCAGCCGGTACGCTCGACAACGGTCGTGCTGGTGAAGTTGAAGACGATGTCGACGCTGCCGAGGCCGTCGTAGGCGCTCAGGTCCAGGGTCACACCACGCCAAGCGTCCATCGAGTCACCATCGCTCAGGTACTCCTGGTTGCCGTTGACGATGACGCTAGCCATGTCGAAGGTCGAGCTGCCACTGTCGCTCCACTCCTGGAAGGAGAGGCTGACGTCGCTGAGGCCGGTGAAGTCGAAGTTCTGGCTGAGCTGCTCGTCGCTGCCGACGCCGTGGAGGCCGCCGATCACGGTGCCCCAGACGAAGTCGCCCGAGAAGCCGCCGATGGGCTCGCTGCTGGCGAAGCCGCCAAGAGCCGCGCCGTCCGCGCCGACGGGGATGCCACGCTCCCAATCACCGTTGACGCCGCTGGGGGTCCAGCCGCCGCCATCGGCCTCGAAGTCTGACGAGTACACGGTCGTTTGGGCGGTGGCCAGCGAAGCGGCACCGGCCACAGCGGCAAGAATCATCACGTTACGCATGTCTAACCCTCTTCCTAGGAAATCGGGGCGAGTCTCCTAAAACCCGGCACCCTGAAGGAACCACGAGAATTCGATCCGGACGAACTCTCTCCTACCGAGTACCGTAACGGGATTGCGAAACGAATGCGAGCCGAAATTCACTCTAACAGGGAAAAAAGTAGCTCTCGGACTGGAAAAGGTCCGTTTTTTGATTTTGATAGGGTGTGTTATTGGGCCTGATCAGGTCATCGGACCAAGAAGGTCCTGCTTGAGGGCTCGCTCCAGATAGTGGATATCCACGGCGCCATCGCGGAAAGCGCTGTGCTCGAGCAGATGGAGATGAAGCGGGATCACCGTCTTGATCGGCCCGACACGGAATTCCCGTAGGGCACGGGCCATGCGGGTGATGCAGGCCTCGCGATCGTCGGCGTGGGCGATGAGCTTGCCGACCATCGAGTCGTAGGTGGGGGGGACCATGTACCCCGGAACCACGTGCGTGTCCATGCGGATGCCCGGGCCGCCGGGCATCTCCCAGGTGTCGACGCGCCCCGGGCTGGGCATGAAGTTGCGGGCCGGATCCTCGGCGTTGATGCGGCATTCCATCGCGTGCCCGTTGATGGAGATGTCCTTCTGCCGCAGGCCCAGCTTCTCGCCCGCGGCGATGAGGATCGAGTTCTTCACGATGTCCACGCCGGTGATCATCTCGGTGACCGGGTGCTCGACCTGGACGCGGGTGTTGACCTCGAGCATGTAGAAGTTCTGCTCGTCGTCCATCAGGAATTCGACGGTGGCGGCCCCGGCGTAGCCCGTGTTGCGGATGAGCTTCGCGGCGTTCTCGCAGACCGAGGCGACCTTCTTGCGATCGACGCCCGGCGCTGGGGCCTCCTCGATGAGCTTCTGGTGGCGGCGCTGCATGGAACAGTCGCGCTCGAAGAGGTGGACCGAGTGGCCGTGCTTGTCGCCCAGCACCTGGACCTCGACGTGGCGGGCGTGCTCGAGGAACTTCTCGATGAAGACCGCTCCATTGCCGAAGGCGGCCTGAGCCTCCTGCTGGGCCTTCTTGATGTTGGCGCGCACGGTGGCCTCGTTGTGGCACACACGCATGCCGCGACCGCCACCGCCAAAGGCGGCCTTGATAATGACCGGGAAGCCGATCTCGCGGGCGACCTCGACGGCCTCGTCCTCTTCCTCGATGGCGCCCTCCGAGCCGGGAAAGATCGGCACCTTGGCGGCCTTGGCGGCACGCTTGGCCGCGACCTTATCGCCCAGCGTGCCCATGGCTTCGGGGCTGGGGCCGATGAATTCGATCTTGCAGTCGCGGCAGATCTGGGCGAAGTCGGCCCGCTCGGACAGGAAGCCGTAGCCGGGGTGGATGGCGTCGGCGTCGCTCACCTCGGCGGCGGCGATGATGCGCGGGATATTGAGGTAGCTGTCCTTCGATGGGCCCGCGCCGATGCAGATGGCCCGGTCGGCCAAACGAAGGTAGGGGGCGTCTTTGTCGGCCTGCGAGTACACGCATACCGCCTCGATGCCCAGCTCCCGGCAGGCGCGGATGATCCGCAGGGCGATCTCACCACGATTGGCAATGAGGATGCGTCGGAACATCGGTCAGGCGGGCCTCACCATGAACAGGGCCTGGCCGAACTCGACGGCGTCGCCGCTCTTGACGCACATGCGCTCGATGGTGCCGGTCGTCTCGGCCTTGATCTCGTTGAAGACCTTCATGGCCTCGACCAGGCACACGACGCTGTCGGGGCTGATCGACGCACCAACCTTTGTGAAGGCGGGCGAGTCGGGGTCGGGGGACGAGTAGAACGTGCCCACCATGGGAGACTCGATCGCGACCAACCCATCGTCGGCCGTGCTGGCGGCCGGGGCCGCTGGAGCATCTCCGGTCGCCTGCGGCGCGGGGGCCGCCTGGGGTGCGAAGCCCTGAGGCTGGGGGGAGATCTGGAACCCGCCGGTCACGCCTCGCTTGATCGTGATCGACTGATCCTCGTCGCTCACGTCGACCTCGGTCAGGTCGTGCTCCACCATCAGGTCGATGAGTTGGCGAAGCCGGTCGATATCGATCATGGGCGCGGGTCTCCACGAGAAGCGGGCACGATCGGGCCGGTGGCAATCGCCTGGGCCCGAGAAGGCAAGGCACGATGATACCGACCCTTGGCCGACCGGGCGCACGCGAGGCCCACTTGGAGCGACCTCAGGCCCGATCGAGCAACCTGTACTGCACCGCCTCGGCCACGTGCTGCACGTCGAGGCCCTCGGCGGCTTCCAGGTCGGCGATGGTGCGGGCGACCCGGCGGACCTTGTCGTACGCCCGGGCCGAGAGACCAAGCTCCGCGATGGCCTGCCCCAGCAGGCTGCGGGCGGGTTCGCTCATGGGCGCGAGGGTGTCGAGTTCCTTGCCTCGCAGGCGGCCGTTGAGCCTGCCCTCGCCCTGGCGGGCGGTCTGGACACCCCGGGCCTTCAGCACGCGTTCACGCATGGTGGCCGAGTTGGTGCTGCTCGACTCGCCGGTGGCCGAAAGTTCCTTCCAGGGGACGGCCGGGGCTTCGACGTGGATATCGATGCGGTCGAGCAGGGGCCCGCTGATGCGGGCGCGGTAGCGCTCGGCTGCCTTCTGGCCCGAAGCGGTGTCTCCCGCCGAGCCGCCCGGGGCCGGGTTCATCGCCGCGACAAACAGGAAATCCGCCGGAAATCGCACCGTGCCGCGTGAGCGGGAAATCGTGACCACATGGTCTTCGAGCGGCTGGCGGAGGGTCTCGAGCACCGACCGCGGGAACTCGGGCAACTCGTCCATGAAGAGGATGCCGTGGGTGGCCAGCGAGACCTCACCCGGCCTTGGCACGACGCCGCCACCGACGATCGCGGCCCCGGACGCGGTGTGGTGGGGCGTGCGGACCGGGCGATTGGCGACAAGCCCCTGGCCCGGGGGTAGCTCGCCGGCAGCCGAGTGGATCCGGGTGGTCTCGATGGCCTCGGCGGCGCTCATGGGCGGGAGCACGCCCGGGAGTGCGCGGGCCATCATGGTCTTGCCCGTACCGGCAGGCCCCAGCATGACGACGTTGTGCCCGCCGGCCGCGGCGATTACAATGGCCCGCTTGACGGCCTCTTGCCCCCGAACCTCTGCGAAGTCGATCGGCGCGTGGGCCGCGCTCAGCATGCCCGCCAGGTCCGGAGGCGACTGCGGCTCGATCTCCAGGATTCCGTTCAGCAGGCCCACGACCTCGGCGAGCGTGCGCACGCCGAAGGTGGTGGGGCCGGCGACCGCGGCTTCGGACGCGTTCTCGGCTGGCACGATCACCGCGTCGAGGTCTTCAGCCCGCGCCAGGTCGGCCATGGCGATCACGCCGCGGACGGGGCGGACCCGGCCGTCCAGCGCGAGCTCGCCGGCGAACATGCAACGGTGGAGGCGTGGGGGTGCGTCGTCGGGGGCGTGGCCTCGGATGACACCGGTCGCCTGGAGCAGAGCAACGGCGATAGGGAGGTCGTAGATCGGGCCTTCTTTTCGGACGTGGGCCGGGGCGAGGTTGATGACCAGCCTGCCATTCGGGAATTGATAGCCAGTATTCGTGAGAGCCGCCCGAACACGCTCGATCGATTCGCGGATGGCCGCATCGGGCAGGCCAACGATGGTTTCCTTCGCCAAGGCAGCGTCATCGAGGTCGACCTCCACCTCGCAAGGATCGGCGGCGACACCTCGAAGCAGGAATGATCGGATCTTGGACGGCATGATACCGAGCATAGCCCTTTCAAGTTGGCTCGGGACAATGGGCAGAAGCAACCGGTTAAAGCGTTTGGTGTGAATATAGGGAACATCCGGATAACACCGGTTTTTTTATGAATTTTGCTTGCAAATCGAAAAAGGGCTTGATCGGGGGGGCTGTCTTGTGGTATCTTTCGCTCAGGAAGAGACAACCTCTAGACCAAACGTCAGGAGAGACGAGATATGACCAAGACCAAGATTGCCGCTTTTGCGGGCGCTGCCATTGGCGTTGCCGCGATGGCTTCGGCCACCGTCCAGCCCAACACCTACGAGATCCGCGTGAGCAACGTGGTGAGCCCTGGCACGCCTTCGGCGACCGTTGAGGTGTGGGCCGATTGGGACGCCGACCTGTTCTACGCCTTCGCTGCCGCCGAGTGGAGCCTTCGCGGCGACATGAGTGGCGACTTCTCGGGCCCCATGTCGGCGTTCACCGACCCCGGCCAGGAAGACGGCACCCCCATGGACGGCGACGTGGTGGACATCATCACGGGCCAGCTCCAGTTCCCCGCTGGCGGCTTGGCCGCCGACACCAGCGACCCCGTGATGATCTGGTCGGGCACGTGGAGCACCACCGACTTCACCGCCCGCACGGTTGACCTGGCCACCGATACCGGCCGGTATAACCTGTATCTCGACGATACCGGCCTGAGCAGCGACGTCACCCCCACGGTGATCGAGGGCTCAGGCGCGATCGAGGTCATTCCCGCTCCGGCTTCGCTGGCGCTGGTTGGCTTGGGCGGCTTGGCCGCGATGCGTCGCCGCCGCTAAAGGTCGACCAACATCTTCCCGACGAAAGTCATATGAGCAACCCCGAGGGTCTACGGGGTTGTTTCTGTGCGCCCAGAGCATTGCTATATCGGACGTGGAGATGAAGTCCACGCCCGGAAACGCCGATGTAAAATCGTGCCTGCGCCGACTCCATCCCAAGCTTCTTCCGGCGGGCCGATACGTGGCTCCCTGACGAGGGCGCTCATCCCGAAGGCCTTTGTGCCTGCGGGGCCGGATTCTCGACGGACTTTCCAGGCAATCAGCCCGACGACAGGAACTCCGACTGGGCCGCAGGTTGAGGTTTCATCGCCCGAAGATGCCAGCTCGGCGGCGACAGCCGCCTGGGCGGCATATCACGGCCTGATGGACATCGATGCGCCCGAGCACGCGGCGATGCTCGAAGCGATCGCCGACGCCATCCATGGGCTCGGGGACGATCTCGTGAAGTTGGCGGCCAACGAAACGGGCTTTAGTGCCGTGCGGATCGTTGCCGAGCGAGAGCGGCTGATGCTGACCCTTCGGATGTTCGCGGGTGTCGTGCGTTCTCGACGGTTGGACTGCGCGAGCGTTGATACCGCCGAGCCCAGCCGGCGGCCGCTGCCCAAGCCCGATCTTCGCCGCATCCGGCGGGGGATCGGTCCGGTCGCGATCATGGGGCCTGCGAACCAACCCTTGACGGGCGGGGCCATGGGTGCCGACGCGGTGTCCGCCCTCGCTGCGGGGTGTCCGATCATCTGCAAGAGCCATCCCGAGCACCCATTGACCGACGCGATGGTGGCGCACGCCGCATTGGAAGCCTGCACGAGCCTTGGTGCGCCCTCCGGGGTGGTGACGCTCTTGCACGCCGACGAGCAGGGGCAGGAAGAGTTGCTCTGGGCACTGGTTGGCAACCCCTGTGTGCGAGGGCTGGCGTTCACCGGCTCCAAGGCTGGGGCCGATTCTGTCGCGGCGGTCATCGGTGGGGAGGCGCCGGGCATGGCGTTCTCGGCATCCATCGGCTCGATCAACCCGGTCTTCGTGCTGCCCGGGGCGCTGGAAGCCAACGGACCGACGATCGCCGAGCGGTTGTTCCAGTCGTGTACCAACGTGGCCGGGCAGACCTGTACCAGGCCCAGCGTCGTGGTGTTGCAGCGTGGGGCCGAGAGCGAGGTGTTCGTTCGGCAATTGGCGTCGCTGTTCGACCAGATGCCCGCGGCGAAGATGCGCGGGCCGCGGCTGCGGGGGCGGTTTGTCGAAGAGGTCGAGGCCCGCCTGGACACCAAGGGCGTGCGGCTGGAGGGCGGCTCGTTCCACGCGCCAGACACCGAGGACGGCAAGCCAGCCATCGTCAATGGCTGCCTCATGCGGTGCGCGGCCGAGGCCTTCGTCCGCGAGCCGATGCTCCGCGAAGAGCTCTTCGGTCCCGCGATGCTGCTGGTGATGGCCGATGATGGGCCGGGTGTGCTCACGGCGGCCAGCGCCATCGGCGGCGCGTTGACCGGGTCCATCTGGATGGGAGCCACCGACAGCAATATCGGGCGGCGACTGGCGGCCACGCTCGAACACCGGGTTGGGCGGCTGGTCTTCAACGCCACGCCCACCGGGCTGGAACTCTGCCCCTCGCTGGTGCATGGCGGGCCCTATCCGGCGAGCCAGGGTGTGGACTCGACCTCGGTGGGCCCGGACGCGGCCGGCCGCTGGATGCGTGACGTGTCGTATCAGAACGCGCCCGAGGCGGTGCTGCCCAAGGAACTGCGATCGGGTAATCCTCTGGGGGTCACGCGCTTCGAGGACGGCAAGACGGTCGATCCTTCCAAGGGGCCGGAGAAGATCGGCACCGAGGCCGAACCACCCGCCCCCGATCAGACGCCAACTCGGGCCGCCTGAGAGCGGTGCGTTTGCCATCGGCATTCCTGCCGCGCGTCGGCCCGGTAAGCCGATACCGTTGGTCCTATGGCATCTCGGGTCACGGATGACGAAGGGGCGTCGCTGGCGCCCGTGCTGCGATGGATCGCCTGGCTGGTGGTCAGCGCGGTCTGGCTGTTCATTGCCGCCAGCCTGATAGGGTTCGATCGGGCCGACGCGCCGGGCTTCGCCGCCTGGCCAGCCAACGAGCCAGCGGCCAACTGGATGGGCGGCATCG
It contains:
- a CDS encoding PH domain-containing protein; translation: MTEPVSRHKILREASFDPKLPTYLLLQGTIIFVVLIVTIPLAVVYFLVGRFFIDKYVARMSCTLTERTLEIRKGLINRVESTIPLEKITDLQMIQGPIMRAMGLHGFKVETAGQSSGPGGHLVSLIGIVDAPAFREAVLDQRDAQAEGRGRAGKAGDVAAVPELAGEGVVGLLTEIRNTLHRVEKSLEHRRDI
- a CDS encoding PEP-CTERM sorting domain-containing protein encodes the protein MTKTKIAAFAGAAIGVAAMASATVQPNTYEIRVSNVVSPGTPSATVEVWADWDADLFYAFAAAEWSLRGDMSGDFSGPMSAFTDPGQEDGTPMDGDVVDIITGQLQFPAGGLAADTSDPVMIWSGTWSTTDFTARTVDLATDTGRYNLYLDDTGLSSDVTPTVIEGSGAIEVIPAPASLALVGLGGLAAMRRRR
- the accC gene encoding acetyl-CoA carboxylase biotin carboxylase subunit → MFRRILIANRGEIALRIIRACRELGIEAVCVYSQADKDAPYLRLADRAICIGAGPSKDSYLNIPRIIAAAEVSDADAIHPGYGFLSERADFAQICRDCKIEFIGPSPEAMGTLGDKVAAKRAAKAAKVPIFPGSEGAIEEEDEAVEVAREIGFPVIIKAAFGGGGRGMRVCHNEATVRANIKKAQQEAQAAFGNGAVFIEKFLEHARHVEVQVLGDKHGHSVHLFERDCSMQRRHQKLIEEAPAPGVDRKKVASVCENAAKLIRNTGYAGAATVEFLMDDEQNFYMLEVNTRVQVEHPVTEMITGVDIVKNSILIAAGEKLGLRQKDISINGHAMECRINAEDPARNFMPSPGRVDTWEMPGGPGIRMDTHVVPGYMVPPTYDSMVGKLIAHADDREACITRMARALREFRVGPIKTVIPLHLHLLEHSAFRDGAVDIHYLERALKQDLLGPMT
- a CDS encoding YifB family Mg chelatase-like AAA ATPase, which translates into the protein MPSKIRSFLLRGVAADPCEVEVDLDDAALAKETIVGLPDAAIRESIERVRAALTNTGYQFPNGRLVINLAPAHVRKEGPIYDLPIAVALLQATGVIRGHAPDDAPPRLHRCMFAGELALDGRVRPVRGVIAMADLARAEDLDAVIVPAENASEAAVAGPTTFGVRTLAEVVGLLNGILEIEPQSPPDLAGMLSAAHAPIDFAEVRGQEAVKRAIVIAAAGGHNVVMLGPAGTGKTMMARALPGVLPPMSAAEAIETTRIHSAAGELPPGQGLVANRPVRTPHHTASGAAIVGGGVVPRPGEVSLATHGILFMDELPEFPRSVLETLRQPLEDHVVTISRSRGTVRFPADFLFVAAMNPAPGGSAGDTASGQKAAERYRARISGPLLDRIDIHVEAPAVPWKELSATGESSSTNSATMRERVLKARGVQTARQGEGRLNGRLRGKELDTLAPMSEPARSLLGQAIAELGLSARAYDKVRRVARTIADLEAAEGLDVQHVAEAVQYRLLDRA
- a CDS encoding PEP-CTERM sorting domain-containing protein; the encoded protein is MRNVMILAAVAGAASLATAQTTVYSSDFEADGGGWTPSGVNGDWERGIPVGADGAALGGFASSEPIGGFSGDFVWGTVIGGLHGVGSDEQLSQNFDFTGLSDVSLSFQEWSDSGSSTFDMASVIVNGNQEYLSDGDSMDAWRGVTLDLSAYDGLGSVDIVFNFTSTTVVERTGWYIDDVSIRAIPAPGAMALLGLGGLVAVRRRR
- a CDS encoding aldehyde dehydrogenase family protein yields the protein MPAGPDSRRTFQAISPTTGTPTGPQVEVSSPEDASSAATAAWAAYHGLMDIDAPEHAAMLEAIADAIHGLGDDLVKLAANETGFSAVRIVAERERLMLTLRMFAGVVRSRRLDCASVDTAEPSRRPLPKPDLRRIRRGIGPVAIMGPANQPLTGGAMGADAVSALAAGCPIICKSHPEHPLTDAMVAHAALEACTSLGAPSGVVTLLHADEQGQEELLWALVGNPCVRGLAFTGSKAGADSVAAVIGGEAPGMAFSASIGSINPVFVLPGALEANGPTIAERLFQSCTNVAGQTCTRPSVVVLQRGAESEVFVRQLASLFDQMPAAKMRGPRLRGRFVEEVEARLDTKGVRLEGGSFHAPDTEDGKPAIVNGCLMRCAAEAFVREPMLREELFGPAMLLVMADDGPGVLTAASAIGGALTGSIWMGATDSNIGRRLAATLEHRVGRLVFNATPTGLELCPSLVHGGPYPASQGVDSTSVGPDAAGRWMRDVSYQNAPEAVLPKELRSGNPLGVTRFEDGKTVDPSKGPEKIGTEAEPPAPDQTPTRAA
- the accB gene encoding acetyl-CoA carboxylase biotin carboxyl carrier protein; its protein translation is MIDIDRLRQLIDLMVEHDLTEVDVSDEDQSITIKRGVTGGFQISPQPQGFAPQAAPAPQATGDAPAAPAASTADDGLVAIESPMVGTFYSSPDPDSPAFTKVGASISPDSVVCLVEAMKVFNEIKAETTGTIERMCVKSGDAVEFGQALFMVRPA
- a CDS encoding NADH-quinone oxidoreductase subunit H, translating into MTDLLSFVSAQLIVSVTVYALMVHVLLGGAGYATYAERKISAYIQDRVGPNRTGFNLGLPFLGFLKGMVGLGQPLADGIKFMLKEDFTPGKVDKVLFTLAPGIVVIPALIGFAVIPWGGIWDCPSFTIPILNLHIAGGPVEIAALPVNVGVIYMIAIASLGVYGITLGGWASNNKFSFLGGLRATAQMLAYELPLGISLLCVLVMVGSLLPMDIIRYQEVNGWLLASQPIAAVIFFIAMLAEANRTPFDNAEAESELVGGYHTEYNSMRFALFFLAEYSHVVVSSAFFVLLFMGGFQALPFINDPLTGTGATGILAVLAKIMVYFGKVAAMVFLIMLVRWTVPRLRYDQVMSTAWQGMIPLALVVLVVTSVAVFFGIPQGLPHVGVMLGLNLVLAVVLFVVLGMLPTYNPNRKIPMLGSRFNPLPGERVEHAPIDAMAREDRPVQGTVQPS